The Deltaproteobacteria bacterium nucleotide sequence GATGCCGGTGTTCGCCGTCGAGGCCGAGGGGTTAACGCGGGTGTTCGACCGCTTCGTTGCGGTTGATCACATCGACTTGCAGGTCGCGGCCGGCAAGGTGTTCGGTTTTCTCGGGCCCAACGGCGCGGGCAAGTCGACCACCATCCGCATGCTCTGCGGCATCCTGCGGCCGTCGGGCGGGCGCGCCAGCGTCGGCGGCTTCGACATCGCGCGGCAAACCGACCGGGTGAAGAGCAGCATCGGCTACATGTCGCAGAAGTTCTCGCTTTACGAGGACCTCACCGTGCTGGAGAACTTGCAGTTTTTCGCCGGCATCTACAACGTGCGCGGGCGCCAGCGCGACGCCCGCATCGCCTGGGCGTTGGAGATGGCCGGCCTCAAGGGGCGCGATGAGGCGCTCACCTCCGCCCTCGCCGGCGGCTGGCGCCAGCGCCTGGCCCTCGGCTGCGCGGTGTTGCACGAACCCCCCATCCTGTTTCTCGACGAGCCGACCTCGGGCGTGGACCCGGCTTCGCGGCGCAACTTCTGGGAGATGATCAGCGAGCTGGCGCATCAAGGCATCACCGTCTTCGTCACCACCCACTACATGGACGAAGCCGAGCACTGTGACGAGCTGGCGCTGATTTACGGCGGCCGGGTGGTCGCCACCGGCAGCCCGTCGGCGCTCAAGAGCCGCTACATGTCGCGCGCGCTGCTGGAGCTGGAGTGCAGCGACTTGATGGCCGCCTACGGCGCGCTCAAGGCCGAGCCCGCGCTGGCCGGGGTGGCGCTGTTCGGCAACGCCCTCCACCTGGTCGCCGACGATGAAGCCGCCGCGCGCGCGGCGGTCAGCGCGCGCCTGCAGCAGTGCGGCGTGGCGTTGCAGCAGCTGCAACGGATCGAACCGTCGCTCGAGGATGCCTTCGTGGCGATCATCGAAGCGAGTGCGCCGAAATGACCAGCGCAAGTGCACACGGCAGCGGCGCCGGGGGTGGCTCGGAGCTGCCGGGCATGAGCGCCCTTGGCCGCTTCGAGCGCTCGCGGCGCTGCATCCGTGCCATCATGCGGCGCGAGTTCATCGACATCCGGCGCGACCGGCGCAGTCTGATTCTCACCCTGCTCTATCCGATCGTCATGCTGGTCATGTACGGCTACGGCATCCGCTACGACGTCGACAACGTTCCGCTCACCATCCTCGACTACAGCGAGACGCCCGAGAGCCGCGAGTTGACGCAGCTGCTGGTGCGCTCCGGCTACTTCCGGGCGGTGCGTTTCGCGCGCAGCGAGCGCGAGGTGGAGTACGATCTGACCAACGACGTGGCGCGGGCCGCCGTGGTGATTCCGCGCGACTTCGCCGGCCGCTTGCGCGGCGGCAGTTCGACTGCGGTGCAGGTGCTGATCGACGGCTCCGACGCCAACACCGCCACCATCGCGCAAGGCTATGCGCTGGCGATCATCAACCGCTTCGTCGCCGCCCGGATCGCCCCCGCCGCGGCCCTGGCGGCGCCGATCGAGGTGAAGAGCCGCATTTGGTACAACCCCGAGTTGAAGAGCGTGAACTTCATCGTTCCCGGCGTGATCGGCATGATCATGATGATCGTCGGTGCCATCCTCACCGCGCTCAGCATCGTCAAGGAGAAGGAGCACGGCACCATGGAGCAGATTCTGGTGTCGCCGATCCGGCCGCTGGAGATGATGGTCGGCAAGATCGTGCCTTACATCGCCATCGCACTGATCGACCTGGTCATCATCATCGTTGCCGGCTACGTGCTGTTCGCCGTGCCGATCAAGGGCAGCCTGTTCCCGCTGGCGGTGTTCTCTCTGCTCTATCTGTTGGGCTCGCTCGGGGTGGGCGTGTTGGTGTCGACCATCGCCGACAACATGCACAACGCCATGATCACGGCCATGTTCGTGTCGCTGCTGCCGTCGATTCTGTTGTCGGGGTTCGTCTTTCCTCTAGAAAACATGCCGATCGTGATTCAGGCGGTCAGCTATCTCTTCCCCGGCCGTTATTTCATGACCGCCATCCGCGGCATCTACCTCAAGGGCATTGGCCTGGGCGAGCTCTGGCCCGAGGCCGTGTTCCTGGCCATCTTCGGCCTCGGCATCGTGTGGCTGAGCGCGTCGCGCTTTCGCGGCAAGCTGGAGTAGCGCCGATGCATGCCTCGCTCGCCCGCATCTTCCAGATCGTGCGCAAGGAGATCATTCAGATCCGGCGCGACCGGCGCATGTTCGGGCTGGTGCTGCTGATGCCGGTGATGGAGCTCTTCATCTTCGGGTACGTCGTGGCCACGGACATCGACAACATCGACCTGGCCGTGTGCGACTACAGCCAGTCGGCCGAAAGCCGCGCCTACGTCGAGCAGCTCGAACGCAGCGGCTACTTCCGCGTGCGCGCTGCCTGCCCCGGGGTCAACGCTGCCGACCGCTTACTCGATCGCGCGGTGGTCAAGGTGGTGCTGGCAATTCCGCCGGACTTTGCCTCCCGGCTCAAGCGACAACAGCCGGCCGAGGTCATGGCGGCGATGGACGGCAGCAATTCCAACACCGCGATGATCGCCGCTTCGTATCTCGAGCAAGTCACGCTCACCCAGGCCGTCGACGTCCAGTTCGGCGGCGGCGACGGCGCGGCGCGGCGGCTGCGCCATCCGTTGGTGGCGGTGGAACCGCGGGTGTGGTTCAACCCCGAACTGCGCAGCGTCAACTACATGGTGCCGGGCATCATCTGCGTGCTGCTGATGGAGTCGCTGGTGATCCTCACGGCCGTAGCGATCGTGAAGGAAAAGGAGCGCGGCACGATGGAGCAGCTGATCGTCACCCCGATCCGCTCCTACGAGCTGATCCTCGGCAAGGCCATTCCCTTCATCTTCCTCGGCTACATCAACGTCGCCATCGTCATGCTGGTGGGCACCTTCTGGTTCGAGGTCGAGATCACCGGCAGCGTGCCATTATTGCTCGGCCTGACCGGGCTGTTCATCCTCACCAGCCTCGGCATGGGCTTGGTCGCCTCCGCCGTCTCGAACACCCAGCAACAGGCGTCGATGTCGGGGCAATTCATCATCCTGCCCAACCTGTTCTTCTCCGGCTTCATGTTTCCGATCGCGAGTATGCCGCCGCTGGTGCAGAAGCTGACCTACGTGATTCCGCTGCGCTACTACATCACGATCGTGCGCGGCATCTTTCTCAAGGGCTCCGGCTGGGCCGAGTTGAAGGACGAGGCGGCGATCCTGTTGGTCTACGGTGTCGTGATTCTGAGCCTGGCCACCGCCTTTTTCCGCAAGCAGGTCCGTTGACGGCGCTGCGCGCCTCCTCAGGGCGGACGGACGAGGGCCTTGTGGCAAGAACAAGACAAGACCCGATCTCCGTGATGTCGTTGGTCTCCCAGTTCGGTCCATCGTGCGTCCGCGTGCGCCCGTGCGTGGCTCCGTGCGCCGCATGCCAGCCCCGTCGCCCGCGTTCGCGTCGTTCGTCACCCCCAGTGTGGCCCTCATCCGGCCTCCCTGCGCCCGGTCGCCCCCGCCTGTGTGCGCGACAAATTTGTGGGTAACGTGGTTCGGTGTTATGGTCGTCATTCCCGCGAAAGCGGGAATCCAGTTTGGCGTTTGGCGCTATGGACAAGCAGTGCGCGCTTGCCATCGAACCCCTAACCGCCTTACAGTCCCCCATAGCATGAGGGGCGCACCGTCGGTGATCAGCGGTTCGGCTCAACGGGGCCTGCCTGCCGAAGCCGCGGCGCAGGCAGGCCTTTCCGCCATCCGGCGGCAGCCATCACACCATCTCGCGCACCGCCGCGTCGCGCCGGATGACGGAAAAACCCTTTGCGTTCGGCTTGCAGGAAGGGGGCTCGGCTTCTCGACGGGAGCACTCTGAAGTGCAACAGTTGACACGTGAACCTTCCAGCGGCGGAGAGAGCGCTCATTGAACCTGCCAAGGTTCGCGATTACTTGCTCGCGCGCGAGC carries:
- a CDS encoding ABC transporter ATP-binding protein, translated to MPVFAVEAEGLTRVFDRFVAVDHIDLQVAAGKVFGFLGPNGAGKSTTIRMLCGILRPSGGRASVGGFDIARQTDRVKSSIGYMSQKFSLYEDLTVLENLQFFAGIYNVRGRQRDARIAWALEMAGLKGRDEALTSALAGGWRQRLALGCAVLHEPPILFLDEPTSGVDPASRRNFWEMISELAHQGITVFVTTHYMDEAEHCDELALIYGGRVVATGSPSALKSRYMSRALLELECSDLMAAYGALKAEPALAGVALFGNALHLVADDEAAARAAVSARLQQCGVALQQLQRIEPSLEDAFVAIIEASAPK
- a CDS encoding ABC transporter permease, whose product is MTSASAHGSGAGGGSELPGMSALGRFERSRRCIRAIMRREFIDIRRDRRSLILTLLYPIVMLVMYGYGIRYDVDNVPLTILDYSETPESRELTQLLVRSGYFRAVRFARSEREVEYDLTNDVARAAVVIPRDFAGRLRGGSSTAVQVLIDGSDANTATIAQGYALAIINRFVAARIAPAAALAAPIEVKSRIWYNPELKSVNFIVPGVIGMIMMIVGAILTALSIVKEKEHGTMEQILVSPIRPLEMMVGKIVPYIAIALIDLVIIIVAGYVLFAVPIKGSLFPLAVFSLLYLLGSLGVGVLVSTIADNMHNAMITAMFVSLLPSILLSGFVFPLENMPIVIQAVSYLFPGRYFMTAIRGIYLKGIGLGELWPEAVFLAIFGLGIVWLSASRFRGKLE
- a CDS encoding ABC transporter permease, translating into MHASLARIFQIVRKEIIQIRRDRRMFGLVLLMPVMELFIFGYVVATDIDNIDLAVCDYSQSAESRAYVEQLERSGYFRVRAACPGVNAADRLLDRAVVKVVLAIPPDFASRLKRQQPAEVMAAMDGSNSNTAMIAASYLEQVTLTQAVDVQFGGGDGAARRLRHPLVAVEPRVWFNPELRSVNYMVPGIICVLLMESLVILTAVAIVKEKERGTMEQLIVTPIRSYELILGKAIPFIFLGYINVAIVMLVGTFWFEVEITGSVPLLLGLTGLFILTSLGMGLVASAVSNTQQQASMSGQFIILPNLFFSGFMFPIASMPPLVQKLTYVIPLRYYITIVRGIFLKGSGWAELKDEAAILLVYGVVILSLATAFFRKQVR